The following nucleotide sequence is from Candidatus Jordarchaeales archaeon.
CAATTCCCTTGTCACCGCTCTTAAGTACGATTAGCACATCCACATCACTTAAGGGCGACATTCCTCCATCGAGGACGCTCCCGAAGAAGATGACCGATGAAACGGAGCTTTCTCCCGCAATTTTGGAGACGAAATCAACTAGTCTGATAGCCATTTTCTCGCAAGAAGCTTCATTCACGTCTAATACGCCTCCAACAATCTTAGGACAAGCTTGTTAAGTATGCGAGTTAAACCGATAAGCTCGAGTAAAGCGTCAAACTTGTCGGCAATCCAAACTATGAGTGCTTCCCTCGTTCTGGGAGGGCTTCCAAGGGGGAACATGTGTGTCTTTATGGCTTCAACCACTGCTCGCGGCTCCCCTATTGAGGCGGCAAGCTTAGCTCCTCTCTCAGCGTGGCTTAAAAGCTGTTTCAATGGGCTCGCTAGGTTTTCGGCGTCATAGCCTGCATCGTGTAAGACGCCTGCTCTAGCGCATGTAAAGGGGTCACACCTAGTGAGCATGGCTAACGAGAAGCTTAAGTAGCCTACGCGCAGCGAGTGAGTGAAGCGTCCGGAGCCCTTACGCGCCAAGTGTTCAGAAAAAGAGTGGGAAGGGTAATTTTTCAGGTGCGATATCACAGGAACCAGGTTAGCTACAATGCTGCGAAATGAGCGAGCAGGGTTCAAGGTGGGAACCCTCAGAAGTCGTAGGGCCATCTGTATGGTTCTCCTCCCAGCGGCGGTCCGGGCTCAACTGGTTCAGGCGGGAACATCTCTTCCGGAGGGGCACGTCTCATCTTGTAGATTGCGAACGCGAGAAGAAGTGCAGCTGTCGCCATGGGAACCACTAGTATTACGAGCATCATTGTAAAGTAGAATGATGAGGCTTCTTGACTTAAGAGGTAGAGTAGCAGAAAGACCGTTGGACCCACGCCCTGTATCTTTACCTCAGCTATCGTCTCGTTGTTACTGTTAACGAACTTTATTGAGCCAGAGAAGAATGGAGCCATGTATGATGACGGGATGTAAATCGTGGCGGTAACAAACTTATGCGTGTTGTTAAGATCAAATGGTCCCCCCGGTGACAGAGTTATTAGGCTTGAAATACCGCCTTCAACTTCGACCTTCACGTTGCTTAGGCTATT
It contains:
- a CDS encoding HD domain-containing protein; protein product: MALRLLRVPTLNPARSFRSIVANLVPVISHLKNYPSHSFSEHLARKGSGRFTHSLRVGYLSFSLAMLTRCDPFTCARAGVLHDAGYDAENLASPLKQLLSHAERGAKLAASIGEPRAVVEAIKTHMFPLGSPPRTREALIVWIADKFDALLELIGLTRILNKLVLRLLEAY